The DNA window GACATACAATCCCTTCAGCCAATATCCGGTCATCCGCCTTCACCGGCGATATATCCTTATTCTCATTTGGATGACTGCGTAACAACCATCCGAGACCTGCCGCAAGTACAGCGATCACTATCAAAATCAACAGCCCATATCGTTTTGCAAATGCCATATTCGTGCCTCTCCCCGCTCAATATTTATTCATAGTTTAGTACATCCCGCACACTCAGCCGAGCTGCATTCCAGGCTGGCAGCAAACTCGCAACGACTGACAACAAAATAGCCAGCCCCAGCCAAATACCCACTCCCAGTAAACTAAATGAAAACATCAGGGGATTTTTCAAAAACAACATCCCCACCTGATAACTTAACATTGCCGCCACAGGTACGGCCAAAATCATTCCAGCCATCCAACTCAATAATCCGATACAGAGGGCTTCTACCACAAATACTTTGCCAATATCCCAACTAGAAGCACCCACAGCCCGCATCACTCCGATTTCCCGGGTCCTCTCTAATACGTTAATGCCCATCGTACCAGCCAAGCCTAAAGCCCCCACAACTGCCAGCAAGATTGCCATCATAAGTAAAAAAGTGGTAATAATATCAAATTGGGAACGAATCCGTTGTTTCTGCTCCCAGGTTATTGTCACATTTTTAACTCGCAAATTGCTTTTTTTCAGATATTCTGCTAAATTTCTCCCCAAACTACTTTGTACCACGGTATCTGAAGAATCTGCCACAACCTGTACTGAGCGGGCCTGTCCGGCTTCTTGCACGGCTCGGGAAAACCACTCATAAGGAGTGTATACGATCGGTCCGGCCAGAAGACCCTGAACAATACCAACTACCCTGAATTTCAGTTTGCGTTTTCCCACCATTATCACAGCTGATTCGCCCACTTTTAACTGAGGGCTGTCTTTAAGCACCTCGGTATTCACCACCGCAGCATTCTCATCATCAGGCAATAACCACCGTCCCTCAATTATTTGAGGATAAATCATCTGCGTTTCTACCGGGGGTGCAAGAATAAACACATTATTACTGGCTTCTGTCTCCGACTCTTTCCTTTCGTCTGCCAATATTTGGCCGGACATTCGCCCCCAGCATTCCACCGCTTTCACTCCAGGCACTTCCAATACTGCCTGTTCCATTCTACTGGCTCTAACCGTATGATCAAATTCCACCATAACATCATAATGAAAATAATCCAATGCTTGATCCAAAGTTGAATACAAAGACGCCCGGACGGAAAACACCGCCATAAATACTGTCCCAGCTACAGTCAACGTTAGCAGCGTAAGCACCAGACGTCCCTTACGCCTAAAAGTGTTACGAAGTGACAACAATACCGGTCGTGGTAATCTTTTGAGCCGTTCCAAACCGGAATCAACCAGCCTGTCCACCCATCCCGGAGTCTGAATACCACCGATACCGTAATCATTTAGTGCTTCCCGAACCGTGATACCTGCTCCACGCCATATCGGAACTAAAGCTGCCATGAGAGGCACCAAAACAGCAACTGCCGTTTCCAAAATTACGACTCTGGGCGGTAACGCCAATCCTCCCGAATCAAAATTGAACATTTCGGAAATAAAACCGGTTACCGCCTTGGCAGCCAAGGCCCCCAGAGGAGCTGCCACGATCAGTGCTAAAATACCATAGGCTCCTACCAGACTCAGATACATACGTAATATCTGAGTCCTACTCGCCCCAATAGATTTCATAATTCCCACCTGACGTATCTGTTGAGCTAAAATGGCCGATACGGTATTTACCAATAAAAATGATCCCAAGAACAATGCCAGTACACCAAGCACTGCCAGCAGCAGCAATAGGGCATTAATTGTCCCTTGCATTTGATGTTCCCCAGGTGTATTGACCTGCATCCACGACACCAGCGTATTGCCCTGTTCCAATTTTCTCCAGGCCTGCCGACCTGCAGCCTTAATTGCTGTTGTATCATTCCCCTGCAGCACCCTGGGTTCAACCACTAGATTTACTTGGTTCAATTGACGTGACTCGTCCAACTTTTCTAACGTATCCATATTGATATAACCATAATAATTACCGCTAAACGGGCTAGGCGTTTGATTGGGGTCATATACAACTCCGGCCACTTTTACGGTTCCTTGATGCCCGGTAGACGTTTCTACTATCAGCCGATCGCCTTGCTTCACTCCCAGGGCAACTACCGATGATCGTTCCAAAAGTACCTCGCCGTCCCCCGGAGGCCATGCCCCGGATAAATGACGTACCACATTTACTTTCTGCTTTATATAGTCTGGGATGGCCACCAACATCATCTGCTGCCACTGACTATCGCCAGTTCTGATTCGCAGATTGACATTGCGTCGTCCCTCCACGGCTTTAATATTCTTTAACCTGCGAATGCTTTCCACCAGTTCCTCATTAAACGGATCGGCAAGCAGACTTGCGTTAGCTGGGGATGACACCATAAAACTGGCAACCATATCTCGCTGAAACATTAAATAGGAACTATAAACCATTCCCACTGCAAACACTCCAACGGAAATAGAAAGCACTACTAAAAGCGTACGTATCTTATTACCATAGAGATCTGACCATACCTTACACCAACGCGGCGATAAATAACCATAACGATTCATAGCGCCCCATCCCCATGCCCATCTGATACAATCCGTCCTTCAGAGACCGTGACAATCCGGCTGCCGCATTGCGCTAAATCCTCGTCATGGGTAACCATAAGAATGGTCTTACCACCCTGAGTCAGTTCTCTGAACAACTCAATGACTGCTTCGGCAGTTCGAGGATCAAGATTACCTGTCGGTTCGTCCGCTACTAAAAGCGGTGGATCGTTGGCCAAAGAGCGCGCAATAGCCACCCGTTGTTGCTGGCCTCCGGACAGATTCGTCGGCACCTTATTTGCCTGACTTCCAACGCCCACTAAATTTAACAAATTCATAGCCCGCTCCGGCCGTTCCGCCCGGTCATAGACATTACAAAAATCCATAGGCAGCATGACATTTTCCAACACTGTCAAAGTCGGCAGCAGTTGAAAAAACTGAAACACGACACCTACCATACGCCCCCTCCAGACGGCGATCTGGTCCTCCGTCAGCGTATGCACCGCTGTTCCGGCTACCCGCACTTCCCCTGAAGTAGGCCGGTCTATGCCTGTAATCATATTGATTAAAGTCGATTTCCCGTTGCCAGACTTACCGACCACTGCCACAAATTCACCACTGTCTACCCAAAGATTGATTCCTTTCAAAGCCACAAACTCACCGGCACCCGTCAAATAAACCTTTCGCACATCCGTAAGTTCCACCGCAGCCGCATTTGAGTCAGGCCCGGGTACATCCGCAGCCGCCAGCCAAGGCAGTAATTTCCCAATCATTTAATACGCCCCCTCAAATTTCCAGGCACTTTAAGCCACTAATTTTTATAATATAACTGGAAAAAGAAGTAAGCCCTTCGCAAATTTAGTGCGAGGCTTACTTCTCTTGTTCAGATTTCACTCTATGAAATTACTTTGTATCAGACAGGCGGCAAAGTCATAAACGTATAGACATAATGAACGAACTTCCTACATCCAACTGTAAAGGTATATCCTTTGTCATAATCTTACCGGAAACTTGTTAACAAGCTTCCGGTAAATTGTCCGGCAGCCTCCCGCCAAATAAGTTCAAACTCCAAGCAATTAATCCATACATTCAGCAGTGGAAAAAAAGCTTTAAAGATGCTCTCTTTCGCTGAAAATATCATAAGCAGTCTCTCCTGGCTGTGCTCTTTTCCATCATCTCAATATCCAAACCAAGCCCTGCGGCATTTTCTTTGCGTGCTACCGCAGCAAGCGCTATTTCATCAGAGTGGCTTATGGCCCCCACAATCCCCACAGCCATATCGGTTCGCCATTAGCTCCCTTAAACACAGAACATTTATTGATGCCCATTTGGCTTAATGCGCTATGAGCTGCCGACCTACCAATACAAAATTCACACCGGCGTTTTTGTACAGCTTTAGGACTGAGAAGCTCCAATTCTTCCGGGTAAAGCATCTTTTCATCATAATCAGCCGTCGTTTTCATTGAAAATCCAAAATTATTTTTGAACGGTGATACTATACCCGTCATCCCTGTATACCCCCTTTCACCTGTTATATCCGTAAATTCCTTATTTGAATAACAGCCTGTACAGCCAATGCTTTTTTATATCAACCGCCTTTTTAGGACATAGCTCATGACAGCAAAAACAGTTAATACATTTATCCAAATCCGGTATTGGCTTTCCCGAACTCATATCGATAATTTGGGCCGGACAACCTCTTGCACACTCACCGCAAGAAATGCAGGCAGTATAATTAAACGCCGGTTTGGCCCGTAAGCGTTTTACTAAAAAAGACTCTAAGAATGAGGGAACAATACCACTGAATAGACTCTTGTCTAGCGACCTTGGTAGTTTAAACGGAGGTATCTGCAGATCATTAAGCTGAACTCCCTGAACCGACACATCCTTAAGCTCACCGCTGAAAAGCCCTCTTTCTCTGGCTGCCTTCATTGTAGGAACTTGAAGTGGATGTATTCCCACAATATTAACGGCTGCAGTGTCCAGTGCATAGGGATTTTCAGCTGCCAGAATAAGCCCAACATGCCTTTTTTCCCCCGCCGAAGGTCCATCGCCCTCCATCCCTTCTATTGCGTCAATGACCGTAAATATAGGTTTGATATACTCACATATGTCAATTAAATGGTTGGCAAAGTTTTCCGTATTATTCATTTTTAAATGATACTCAGCTTTTTTCAGTCCGGGTATGACACCGAACAAATTTTTTACCGCCCCAGTATAAACCATCATGCCATGAGTTTTTAATTTTGCTGCTGACACAATGAAGTCAACCTTCGTAGCAATATTAATGATCTCAAAGTGCTTCAATTTTTGCGCCTGTTTATGATAAACACGTACACTGGACGTATCATAATTCAATTCGCAGCCCGTTCTATTAGCAACATCAAACATCCCCGCTGCTCTATAAATACTGGTCAATCTTTTTACAACAAACGGGCCGCCCGGACTATCTCCGATAATCACATTGCATCCTAGATCCTGAAGATACCTGACAATTGCCTCTACGACCACCGGATGGGTGGTAACTGCATCAGCAGGCACATTTTTCTTTAACAAATTGACTTTAACCAAAACTCTTGATCCCGTTTTTACTATGCTCTTGATTTCCTTAAGCTGATCCAAACAATCATAAACTGCTTTTTTTACTTCTTCATACCGGTAGCTCTCACATTTTGTAATGCTGACTGTTTCCATTTAGCCTCCACTCACAAAGAATTCTGACATATTTCTACTTTTTTCCCGTTTATTAATTAAATAAAGCCGACTTTCCGGCAGTGTTCCAGCATCAATTTTACTTTTAAACTGTCTAGTTTAGGCCAGTTAAAATCTAGCGCCTGCAAAATACGTTCGGTTTTTTGATTCCGTACAATAAAAGCGGTTTTACTCGCCCCTTCAAAAAACACATTAGAATGAACAAGAATTCTAGTAATGTAGTTTTGAATTTCTTCATCCTCGTACCGAGCATATAAATATGTCACGAACTTATTTAACGCAACGGTATCAGCCTGAATCCCGGTTTGTTTTAAAAGTTCAGCAAATGAAATGATGCTGATTTGGCGTGGATTGAAAATATGGTAAGTTTCACCTTGCAAGTTTTTCTTATCAAATAGTAATACAATTGCCTTAGCAACATAATCGATAAAAGAAAAATTCAGGATGTTATCTTTTATTTCCGGAAAACAACCCAGTTTTATTAGCGATTTTACAAGCGCATAGAAAGCATTATTGGTTATATTCTCTTGAAAAACACCTGATGAAGAATTAAACACAAGATTTCCCACCCTGAAAATATTTACATCTAATCCCTCGCGGCGCGATTTGAACAAGAACTTTTCCGCTTCCAACTTTGTTGCTACATAATAATTATCCGAATTTTGTCCCAAATCACAATCATATTCTGTGAACACCACCTTATCTTTTCCATCTATAAATCCACTGCCAATACTCGTTGTAGATATAAAATTGTAGGCCTTGGGAATACCGATACTGGCAAATTCAACAAGTTTTTGATTTCCTGTTACATTAACATCAGAAAATTCCGAGTAATGGCCATAATGTTTTACATTAGCTGCAGAATTTATAATATAGTCAATTTTATCAGCTAGTTCCAGATATTTTTCCGGAGTTAAACTAAAATACTCTTTTGATATATCACCGTGAAATACACACAACCTTGTTTGAAAGCAATCACATTGACTTTGTTTGAGATGAAAATAAAAATCCAACTTACCCCATAACCGGTCCCTTGCCACATTATCATTTTCACCTCTTACCATCACAAAAACCCTGTAATCCGTATGTTTTAATAACTGGTATAAAATATGTATGCCAAGATATCCCGTTCCGCCAACAAGCAGAATATTCTTCCCCTGCAAAGTTTGAAAAAGATCCATTTGCTGATAAACCTTATTTTTAAGCCTGTAATCACGTAAAGCACATCGTAATTCACCGTCAAAGCCACTGCATTTTTCGCGTGTAGCCGCTATTTCGCCCATCCCTTCTAGCATTTCTTTTAGTCTGTCTTTTGAATACTTGATCGTATCTGACAATTTTCTGATCGTCTGACTTTGAAAAAGATCATTTATTCCGATTTCAAAATCCAGAGCAAGTTTAGCTACAACCTGTATAGCTTTTAACGAATTTCCCCCTAAGACAAAAAAATTATCGTCAATTCCGATTCTATCCAGTCCAAGTATTTCTTGCCAGACATCTTGTATCCTTTCATCAGCCTTATTTCTTGGAGCGGTATACTTTTCTTCCGACACTCTCCATTCATCAGGCTGAGGCAATGCTCGCCTGTCGATCTTGCCGTTAGAAGTCACAGGCAATTTATTAAGTTGGGTAAAATACACTGGTACCATATATTCAGGCAGTTCCATGAGCATATATTCTCTCAGCTCGTCCGTTGTCACTTCTGTTTCTGCGACTACATAGGCCGCTAAATATTTGTCGTTCGCATGATCCTGTCTGACAATAACCACCGCTTCCTTAACAAACGGATGCTGTAACAACCGGTTTTCTATCTCCCCCAGTTCAATCCGAAATCCCCGAATTTTGACCTGCTGATCCATCCGGCCTACAAATTCAATATTTCCGTCTGAAAGCCATCTGGCAAGGTCACCGGTCCGATACATCCGTTTGCCAGGTGTAAATGGATTTTCTACAAATTTCTCCGCCGTCAATTCCGGCCTATTCAAATACCCTCTGGCTAAACCGTCACTGGAAATACATAGCTCTCCTAAAGCACCGACGGGCTGTAAATGATTGTTTCTATCTACAATATAGACCTGCGTATTATCCATCGGCCGGCCGATGGGAGGAAGCGCAGCGTCATGGTTAGCCGGACTAACAACGCCCCACGTTGTAACAACCGTGCTTTCTGTCGGACCGTAATGGTTAAATAACCTAAACGAAAGCGTGGGGCTTGGTCTGCGATGCAATTTATCACCGCCGGTCAGCATAGCCCTCAGGGCAATAACCGGGGGCCATTTTTCAACAAGCAGCGCTTCTGCCAACGGTGTCGGCATAAAGCATACGCTAATCTGATAATGCTGTAACCACTCAATCAATTTCAGCGGCGACATTCTAGTTTCGTGATCCGGAATATAAAGACCGGCACCGGCAAGCAAGTAGGGCCATATCTCCCATACAGAAGCATCAAAAGCTTGTCCAGCCACAACGGTAGCTCTGTCTTCCGATGCGATGTTATACACCCGACGGTGCCAGGATGCCAGATTCATCAGGCTAGCCTGCTCAATTTGAACTCCTTTTGGCGTACCTGTTGACCCTGAGGTATAAATGACATAGGCTATATCTCTCATCGTATTTTCATGCGTTAAGTTCGCAGAATCCCCCTGGTATACATCCGGACAATCCAAGTCAATCAGTTCCCCGGCAAAGCTAATCTTATGAACCAAGTGCTTCTGCGTTAATAATATCCTGGTTCTACTATCCTGCAGCATATAACTGATTCTATCCGCCGGATACTCCGGATCAATCGGCAAATAAGTTCCTCCGGCCTTTAATATTCCTATAATTCCAAGAATCATTTCCGGTGAACGTTCCGCCATAATGCCCACTATGCTGTTAGCTTTCACTCCTTTACCTCTTAACATCCGCGCCAGCTGGTTAGCTTTTTCATTTATCGCATGATAAGTAAGCCGCTGTGTCAAGAAAGCCACCGCAATATTGTCAGGCGTTCTCATCACCTGCTCTTCAAACAATTCCGGTATCGTCTTATCTTTCGAGTATTCTACTTCTGTATGATTAAAAGCATACAGGAGTTTCTTTTCTTCCGCTTCCGTCATTATGCTTATGTCTTTGACCAAGACTCCGGGATGATCAAGCACGTCTGCCAACATGGCCCTGATCTGCCCTTCAAGTCCCTCAATAAACCATTTATCATAAACCATAGCATTGTATATAAATTTAATACTCAATTCCCGTCCGGGAATAATGACAACATTTAAATCATAATTTGTTTGCTCAAAAACTTCACTCCCCGTTATCATTACGCCAGTGTCATCCTTTGTTACCTCTTCCAGCGGATAATTTTCAAACGCCACAATATGATTGAATAAATCATCTTTTAAAACTGTCCTCCCCTGTATTTCGACAAGAGGACAATAACCATACTGTTCCGCATCAATCGCAGCTTGTTGCACTGACTGCAGCAATGAAACAAGTTCCTGGCTATCGTCAAACTTTATTCTTACAGGTAACGTATTAATAAATAATCCCACCATGTTTTCTACGCCCGCAATTTCATGCGGTCTGCCTGATACAACGGTTCCGAACACCACATCATTCATGTTATTATATCGGGCAAGTAAGAGTCCCCAAACTGTCTGAAACAAGGTACTCAACGTTACATGGCTTTTCCTGGCCATATTTTCAAGATCGTATCTTGTATTCTCTTCCAGACTAAACAGGAATTCCGCACCCTCATAGCTTCCCTGTACAGGCACGCCAGCGTTTTTAGGAAGTAAAGCCGTTTCCTCATAGTCTTGCAAGTATCCCTCCCAATAAGCTGCCGCAGTATTATCGTCCTGCGTATCCAACCAGTTTATGTAGTCACTGTACGGATAAACTGCCGCAGGCTGTGGCAGCTGATTCTTATGCAAAACGGCGTATCCCCGGAAAAATTCTCTAAGTATAATCCCCAAACACCATCCGTCCATAATGATGTGGTGAAAACTCCATATTAACTTACAGCAATCATTCCCGGTCTGAATAATACTCAATCGTATGAGTTGCCCCTTCGAAAGATCAAATCTTTTCATTTTATCTTGCTCTTTAAATGCCGCGATAAATGCCTTTTGATCCTCTGCTGATAAGTGAGTAATGTTCTCAACCTGTATACAAGCCTTTTGTTCCTTCATAACCACTTGAACCGGAGGAACTATTTTTTCATAGACAAACAGGGTTCTGAAACTATCATGCTGATCAACAAGCATTTGGAAACTTCTTTCCAACTGAATGATATCCAGTCTGCCTTCTATTGACAACATCACTTGTTCAAAATACGCTGACGATGTATGATCCAGCATTGCATGATACAGCAGACCTTCCTGCATCGGACTCAGCGTGTACAAATCTTTTATGTTTCTAGTATTTACATTGCTGAAGACCGCTTGAAGTTCATCCATTGTGAGCTTCTTATAAGTAAAATCACTAGGCGTCTGTTCCGTATCGTCGCTTTTTGCGCAATGATGAATAATTTGAGTCAACTTTTCCTGAAATCGTGCGGCAAATTTTGCAATGGTCTCACGTTCATATTCACCGTTATGATATGCAAAGGTAAGCATCAATCTTCCCTGATTAACCATGCCGTTTATATCAACAGCATACGGACATTCCATATTGGGCGACATCCCCTGGCCCAGGGAAACATCCGCAATAGAAAATAGATCCCGATCTGTCACAATATCGAATTGTCCCAGATAATTAAAGCTTATTTCCGGCTTTAAATTAAACCGCAGTGAATCTTTATTTTCCGGTAACGTCAGATATTTTAAAATTCCATAACCGATTCCCTTGTTAGGAATCTGCCGAAGATTTTCTTTTACAGCTTTTATCCGGTTGGCAAGATCCCGTTTTTCTCCCCAATTCAGTACCACCGGATATTGAGCGGTAAACCAGCCGACTGTCCTGGATACATCTACGTTTTGAATGATTTCCTCCCTGCCGTGCCCTTCAAGATTAATTAATACATTTTCCTGACCGGTCCATTCCCCAATCGCGAATCCTAATGCTGCAAGCAAAATATCGTTAACCTCGGTATTATAGGCTCGATTCACATCTTTAAGTAATCTTGCCGTATCCTCTCCCGTTAATTCCACACGAACTTGCTCAATGTCCTGATACTTTCTTTCGGTAATTGGCCGATCTTTAGGCAACGGATTTATATTCACTGCTTCCAGACCAACCCAGTAATCAATCTCACTTAACAGTTCTCGCCTGTTGGCATATGCAGATAACTGCGCCGACCAATCGGAAAATGAATCTGTCTTAGCCGGAAATTTAATTTCCTCGTCTTTGGACGCCTGCATATATCCATTAAAAAGATCCTGAAGTATAATTCTCCAGGATACTCCGTCAACAACCAGATGATGAATCACCAGCAGGAGGTAATCTCCCGCTCTAGTCTGAAAGCGGCAAGCCTTAACCAATGGCCCGTTATCAAGATCGATGCTTTTCTGAAGTCTATCCGCCTCGGCTTCGATAGCTGCCAGGAAGTTATCTTGGTTTAATAAGTCAACAGTTTCCAAAGAATACAGTTGTCCTTCCATTCCCCTGTTATAGAGAACAATTCCGTCGCCTTCCCTGCTTACTACCATTCTGAGCGCGTCATGATGCTCAACAAGTTTGGTAAATACCTTTCGCAGAATACCTTCAGCAAAACCTTGGGAACCATAAATCAAAACCGACTGGTTAAAATGATGTTTTTCGCCAAACCGTTGCTCAAACAACCAATGCTGCACAGGCGTCAAATTTGCATTTCCTTCAACAATACCTTGCTCCACTATATTTGCAACTTTTTTGACTAAGCTGCTTACCTCTTCGATCACGGGATGTTTAAACAAATCTTTCATTTCCAGTTTTAGTCCATAATCATTCAATTGTGACAATACCTGTATCGCTTTGATCGAGTCTCCGCCCAAATGAAAAAAGTTATCCTTTACTCCGATCCTCTCCGTCTGTAATACATTTTGCCATACATGAACCAATACGGCTTCCGTTTCGTTTTTTGGCGCTATATATTCCACATCCGAATCGATGCTACGGTCCGGCTCAGGCAGCACCCGTTTGTCAATTTTACCATTAAGCGTCAATGGCATACGATCCAGTCGTATTATGTAGGCCGGAACCATATAATCCGGCAGTTCTTTTACCAAATATTCTCTAAGTTCATCTACCGTCAATTTATCATCTGAAACAAAATATGCAACCAAATATGTATCACCCTGTGAATCCTTCTTTTCAATTACAACCGCATCCTTAACCGATTGATGCTTTACTAGCCGCGTTTCTATTTCTCCCAGTTCAATTCTGAATCCCCTGATCTTTACCTGGGAATCGCTCCGGCCAATGTATTCGATATTACCATCAGGCTTCCATCTTGCAAGATCCCCGGTCTTGTACATCCGTACACCCTTACAATAAGGATGAGGTACAAATTTTTCCGCCGTCAGTTTCGGTCGGTTAAGATAACCGCGCGCCAGTCCGTCTCCCCCTATACACAACTCACCTACCGCCCCCATAGGCAGCAGCCGATTCCCCTCGTCAAGAATCCAAATCTCCGTATTACTGATCGGACCGCCTATCGGAACCAGCCCGTCGCCCAGTTCCTGTTCGTTGTATTCCCATGTAGTGGCAATAACCGTTGCCTCAGTAGGTCCATAAGCGTTACGATAGGCCACCCGGTCCTTCCATTTATCAACCAGCCCTTTTGTTATGGCAGATCCACCTGTAAATAATTGTTTTAATTTAGGTACCCTTTCCGGCTTTATACCATTCAAGTAGGTAGGTGGCAAGAGAGTTACAGTTATTCCGTTGTTATTGATATAATTTTCAAAATCAACAAGATTATTAATCGTTTCACGCTTTACAATGAACAATGTTGCTCCAATCAACAAGCTGGTAAACATTTCCCAAACGGAAGCGTCAAAGGAACTGCTAGCAAATTGCAGCATCTTATCCTGTCCACCTAACTGATAATTCTCGCTAAAAAAGGTAGTCAGATTGATAATTCCCCGGTGCTCAATCATAACACCCTTTGGTTTTCCTGTTGAACCCGAAGTATAGATAATATACGCCAAATTTTCCGACGTATTTATCCTACCTAGATTGCCCGCATCGCCTCTATATAAACTAATATCTTCCATATCAAGTACTTTCCCTTGATAAGCATAGCTATCTTTCAACTGGCCTTGAGTCAGCAAAATGCCGGTAGAACTATCCTCCAACATATATTGAATCCTGTCCGGTGGATAGGTTGGGTCGATCGGCAAATAAGCGCCACCTGCCTTAAGTACTCCTAAAATACTAATAACCATCGCAATTGACCGATTGGCCATGATACCTACAATACCGTCAGGCTTTACTCCGTTTCTTATTAATACTCTGGCCAATTGATTTGCCTTGGCGTTCAACTCCCCGTAAGTCAGCTGCTTACTGTCAGCTACTACCGCTAATTTTTCCGGCATTTTTGCCGCTTGTTCCTCAAATACTGTCTGAATGGTTTGCTCTCGGCAATACGCTGCCTTGGTATCATTAAAATCACACAAAAGCTTATGCTTTTCTTCTTCAGGTATTATTTCGATTTCAGAAATGCTTTTCTCACTGCTCTTAAGCATTTCACCCAGCAAATAGTTAAAATGCATC is part of the Pelorhabdus rhamnosifermentans genome and encodes:
- a CDS encoding FtsX-like permease family protein, with amino-acid sequence MNRYGYLSPRWCKVWSDLYGNKIRTLLVVLSISVGVFAVGMVYSSYLMFQRDMVASFMVSSPANASLLADPFNEELVESIRRLKNIKAVEGRRNVNLRIRTGDSQWQQMMLVAIPDYIKQKVNVVRHLSGAWPPGDGEVLLERSSVVALGVKQGDRLIVETSTGHQGTVKVAGVVYDPNQTPSPFSGNYYGYINMDTLEKLDESRQLNQVNLVVEPRVLQGNDTTAIKAAGRQAWRKLEQGNTLVSWMQVNTPGEHQMQGTINALLLLLAVLGVLALFLGSFLLVNTVSAILAQQIRQVGIMKSIGASRTQILRMYLSLVGAYGILALIVAAPLGALAAKAVTGFISEMFNFDSGGLALPPRVVILETAVAVLVPLMAALVPIWRGAGITVREALNDYGIGGIQTPGWVDRLVDSGLERLKRLPRPVLLSLRNTFRRKGRLVLTLLTLTVAGTVFMAVFSVRASLYSTLDQALDYFHYDVMVEFDHTVRASRMEQAVLEVPGVKAVECWGRMSGQILADERKESETEASNNVFILAPPVETQMIYPQIIEGRWLLPDDENAAVVNTEVLKDSPQLKVGESAVIMVGKRKLKFRVVGIVQGLLAGPIVYTPYEWFSRAVQEAGQARSVQVVADSSDTVVQSSLGRNLAEYLKKSNLRVKNVTITWEQKQRIRSQFDIITTFLLMMAILLAVVGALGLAGTMGINVLERTREIGVMRAVGASSWDIGKVFVVEALCIGLLSWMAGMILAVPVAAMLSYQVGMLFLKNPLMFSFSLLGVGIWLGLAILLSVVASLLPAWNAARLSVRDVLNYE
- a CDS encoding ABC transporter ATP-binding protein, with amino-acid sequence MIGKLLPWLAAADVPGPDSNAAAVELTDVRKVYLTGAGEFVALKGINLWVDSGEFVAVVGKSGNGKSTLINMITGIDRPTSGEVRVAGTAVHTLTEDQIAVWRGRMVGVVFQFFQLLPTLTVLENVMLPMDFCNVYDRAERPERAMNLLNLVGVGSQANKVPTNLSGGQQQRVAIARSLANDPPLLVADEPTGNLDPRTAEAVIELFRELTQGGKTILMVTHDEDLAQCGSRIVTVSEGRIVSDGHGDGAL
- a CDS encoding DUF362 domain-containing protein, producing METVSITKCESYRYEEVKKAVYDCLDQLKEIKSIVKTGSRVLVKVNLLKKNVPADAVTTHPVVVEAIVRYLQDLGCNVIIGDSPGGPFVVKRLTSIYRAAGMFDVANRTGCELNYDTSSVRVYHKQAQKLKHFEIINIATKVDFIVSAAKLKTHGMMVYTGAVKNLFGVIPGLKKAEYHLKMNNTENFANHLIDICEYIKPIFTVIDAIEGMEGDGPSAGEKRHVGLILAAENPYALDTAAVNIVGIHPLQVPTMKAARERGLFSGELKDVSVQGVQLNDLQIPPFKLPRSLDKSLFSGIVPSFLESFLVKRLRAKPAFNYTACISCGECARGCPAQIIDMSSGKPIPDLDKCINCFCCHELCPKKAVDIKKHWLYRLLFK